GGCAGGTCGTCGGGGTTCCGGCTGGTGACGAGCGTCCAGCCGTTCGCGCCGCAGACGCGGACCTCCTGGTCCGCCCAGTCGCCGCCCGCGTTGCGCAGGTCGGTGGCCAGGCTCGGCCACGAGGTGAGCTTCTTGCCGCGCACCACGTCCGCCTCGACGAGCAGCCACGGGCCGTGGCAGATGGAGGCGACCGGCTTGCCCGCCTCGACGAACCGCTTCACGAACGCGACCGCGTCGGCGTCCATCCGGATGAAGTCGGAGTTCGCGACACCGCCGGGGATCACGACGCCGTCGTAGTCGTTCGGGTCGGCCTGCGACAGCTCCAGGTCGACGGTGAACTCGTCGGCGGGCGTCAGGTGGTTGAACGCCCGGACCTTGCCGAGTTCCGGCGCGAGCAGCCTGGGCACCCCGCCGGCCTTCTCGACGTGCTGCCAGGGGTCGGTCAGCTCCGCCTGCTCGATGCCCTCCGAGCTGACCAGGAACGCGATCTTCTTCTGTTCGGCCATGCCGTTCGGCTACCCGGCGAGGAAGTCGGCCAACCACCGGCGGACGTCACCCCGGTGGGTCGACCAGGAGGGCACCAGCCCCAGCCTGCCGTTCGGGAACGCGGCGGCGACCTGCTTGGCCACGTCCTCCGGGTGCAGCGGGTCCTCGGTCGCCCCGATCACCAGCACCGGGGCGGTGACCCGGGCCAGCACCGCGCGGTCGGGCACCGCGACGCGGCCGGGGAGCCGGTCGAGCGCGCCGTGCAGCCGGGTGAACGCCGCGCGCCGCCGGACCTGGTGGTCCGGGGGTCCGCCGCCGGCGCGGACCGCGTCGTCGAGGGACAGCGCCGGCCGGGGTTCGTCGAGCACGGCGGGCAGCAGCAGGACGACCCGCTCGAACGCGTCGGGTTCCCCGGCGAGCAGCGCCAGCAGCGCGCCCGCCGTGAGGGACACGCCGATCGCGCGCGTCGCGCCGGTCTCGCGGGCGACCCCGCCCAGGTCGGCGGCGATCCGCCGGTAGTCCCAGTAGTCGTCGGGCGCGTCCGGGGCGTCGCCGTGCGACGGGAGCGTGACCACGACCTTCGTGCCGGGGAGGCCGGACGTGGGCAGCCGGGCCTCGCCGGGCGTGGCGCCGAGACCGTGGCCGACGAGGGTGACGGGGAGACCGGAGCCGAAGCCCCGGTGCGTCACCACCGCGGGCCGCGCTGGATCTCGATCAGCCGCGGACGCACGTCCACGACGTAGACGGTGACCGCGACGAGCCCGGCGAGCCAGAACATGGCGCCCGCCGAGAACGGGTGGAACAGCAGCAGCGCGAACGCGCCACCGCCGGTGATGCCGAGCCACGCCGGCTTGGTCATGCGCTCCGCCGCCGTGTAGGCGTCGGCCCGCTGCGAGAGCGCGTGCGCGAACGCGAACACTCCCATGACCAGCGCGGCGTAGTAGGCCGCGAACATGACCCAGTAGTCCAGGTACATCGGGCTGAGGGGCGGGAATGGGGGCAACACGCACCCAGCCTACGTGCGTCGCGCGCTCCCGGTACAGCCGAAACGGGGCGCCCCTGGTGGGACGCCCCGTCACGGTGCGGTCACTTCGCGGTGTTGCCCGGCTTCCGCGTCGCGGCGGTGGTCCTGGCGGCGGCGGTCTTCGCCGGGGCGGCGGGCTTGGCCACGGGCTCCTCGGCGACCTTGGCGGCGGGCTTGGTCACCGGCTTGGCGGCGGGCTTGGCGGCCGCGGTGCGGGCGGTCGCCTTGCGCGTGGTGCTGCGCACCTCGTGCGCGACCTCGCCACCGGCGTCGACGACGGCCTCGGCCAGCTTCTCGGTGGCCTCCTCGACCTGCTCCGCGGCCTTCTCGCCGGCGGTGCGGGTGCGGCGGGTGACCTTGCCGAGCACGTCGTCGGCGAGCACGCGGGCGTCCGCGGCGGCGGCCTCGGTGCGCTTCTGCGCCACCTCGACGGCCTCCTCGACCTGGTGCAGGGCCTTCTGGAACTGCGGCTGGGTCTGCGTGCGCAGCTTCTCCAGCGCCTCCTCGCCGTGCTGGGCGAAGAACTGGTAGAGGTTCAACGCCGACTGCGTGTAGGCGTCGACGACCTTCTTCAGCTCGGCCGGGTCGAGCCGGTCCCGGAAGTCCTTCAGGTCGGCCGACTCGGCCGCGGTCTTCGCCGACTCGGCGCGCTCGCGGGCCTTGCCGAGCGCCTCGATGACGGCCTTCGCGGCCAGGTCGCCGGCGCCCAGGGCGGCGAGCAGCGGGGTGCGCGCGGCGGCCACGGCCTGCTCGCCGACCTTGCGCAGTTCCTCGGTGGTGGGCAGGTTCGACATGGGGATCACTCCTCCTGGCCGGCGGTGTTCTCCCGCCGGAACGACTCGTAGACGTCGAGCAGCACCTGTTTCTGCCGCTCGGTCAGGTCCGGGGCGGTGACGATGGCGTCCGCGAGGGCCCCGCCCTCGCGCTGCTCAAGGATTCCGGCCTCGACGTACAGCGCCTCGGCCGAGATCCTCAACCCCTTGGCGATCTGCTGGAGGATCTCCGCGCTGGGTTTGCGCAGGCCCCGCTCGATCTGGCTGAGGTACGGGTTGGAGACGCCGGCGAGCTTGGCCAGCTGCCGCAGCGAGATCTTCGCGGTGTTGCGCTGCTGGCGGATGTACTCGCCGATGTCGCGGCCGAGATCGGCCACCGCCTCGTCGATGGACTTGTCCAACTTTGCGGCACCTCCTCGATCCGTATTCAACGGTACGCGCGAGTGCTAGCTGCTGCAAGCGCTGTGCTAGCAATCGGGACGTGTGCTCGCCCACAGGGCTACGGTGGGGGTGTGGACCTCGCGGCAGACCTCCGCGACGAGCTGGTCGACTCGCTCGTCGCCGTGAACGTGTTGCGCTCACCGCACTGGATCGCGGCGTTTCGCCAGGTCCCGAGGCATGCGTTCCTGCCGGGCTTCTTCACCCCGCGCCCGGACGGCACCTGGGGGGCGATCACCGCCGACCACCCCGACCACCTGGCCTCGGTCTACCGGAACCAGGTCTGCGTGACCCAGCTCGACGGCGACGACCGCGCATGGCAGCAAGCACTCGCCACCGGCGCGGTGCACGGCGTGCCCACCAGCTCGTCCAGCATGCCGACGATCATGGCGATCATGCTGGAGGCGCTGGACGCCTCGCCCGGCGACACCGTGCTGGAGATCGGCACCGGCACCGGCTACAACGCCGCGCTGCTCGCCCACGCCCTCGGCGACGAGGCGGTGACCTCCATCGACGTCGACCCCGGCGTGCTGGCCAGGGCGACGGCGAGGCTCACCGCCGGCGGTTACCACCCCACGTGCGTGGCGGGCGACGGCGAACGGGGGCACGCCCCGCGCGCGCCCTACGACCGGGTGCTCGGCACGTGCGCGGTGTCGCGGGTTCCGACGGCGTGGCTGGAGCAGACCGCGCCGGGCGGGGTCGTCGTGACGACGTTCAACCGGGCCGTCGGCGCGGGCCTCGTGCGGCTGACCGTGCGGGACGGCGTCGCGACCGGCCGCGTGCTGCCGGAGGACGGCCGCTTCATGCCGCTGCGCGCGCACGACCAGGCGTGGGCGCGGGAACCTCTGGTGGAGGCGGCGACCGCGCCGGCCGCGACGTCCAGGACGACCCTGCTGCCCGCGCGCGCCGTCGTGGACCCGACCAGCGGCTTCGAGTTCTTCGCCGGCCTGGCGCTGTCCGGCGTGGCGGTGGCCGGCGAACCGGTGCGCCTGGTCCACCCCGACGGCTCCTGGGTGCGCCACCGCGGCGCCGTGGTCGACCAGGGCGGTCCGCGGGCGCTGTGGGACCTCACCGAGGACGCCTACCGGCAGTGGAAGGAGCTGGGCAAGCCGAGGCGGCAGCGCTTCGCGTTCACCGCGGACCCGACCGGGCAGCACTTCCGGCTCGACGGGACCGACCTGACCTGGCCGCTCTAGTCGAGCAGTTCCTCCAGGAAGCTCCGCCGACGGGGTGGCGGGTAGCCCGGTTGGCCGTAGTAGCCGGGGTGGACGGGCGGCGGGGGCGCGCTGCCGGGCGGCGGCTGGTAGGCGGGCACGGCGCCGGGCGCGGGCGGTCCGGGCGCGGGCTGGTAGGCGGGTGGCGGCTGGTAGGGCGGCGGCGGTCCCTGCTCCACCGGCGGTGCCTGCTGTTCGACGGGCGGCGGGGCCTGCGCCCCTTCCGACCGGGCCCCTTCCGACCGGGCCCCTTCCGGTCGCTCCTCGGTCACGGGCGCGGCCTCCCGTTCGGCGACCTGTTCCCCGGACTCCACCCGGGCGACCCGCGTCTCGTCCGACGGCGCGGTGATCGCGAGCTGCGTCGGCTGCTCCACCGGTCCTTGCTCCACCGGTCCTTGCTCCACCGGTGGCCGCTCCACCTCGGCCTGGACCGGCGCGAGGGGGACCGGCGCGGGCGGGACCGGCGTCATCGGCGCGGGGCTGTACGGGGCCGGCGAGTAGGCGGGCGGCGACCCCGGCGCACCCCCGGGCTGGTGGGGCAGCGCGTAGTGCGCCCGCTCGGCGGCGATGATCTGTTCGAGCTCGCCACCGTCCAGGAAGACCCCGTGGCACCTCTCGCACTGCTCGACGTGCACGGACCCCCGGCTGATGGTCTTCATCAAGTCGTGGCATTTCGGGCAGATCACGTCTTCGAGGGTACGCACGACACGGGGGTGACCGCGTCGCCACCTTCGGTGACCGGTCCGCCATGATGCCCAGGTGTCCAGATTCCGCCAGCGGGCCGTGCTGATCGGGTGCGTGCTGGCCGCCGCCCTCGCGGTGGCCGGCCTCTTCGTGACCGACTACGGCATCGACCCGGACCTGTGGCTGACCGGTCTGGCCCTCGGGTTCCTGGCGCTGCTCGCCGCGCTGGACCCGTGGCTGCACCGCAAGCGCGCCGCGGGCCTCGCCACCGACGCCAACCTCGACGCCGCCGCGAACGACCTCGTCAAGGCCCTGCGCGGCCAGTGGAACGAGGAGTGCCGCGCCCGAGACCTCTCCGAACACCTCCTCGACCTGCACTGGAGCGCGGTCGAGGGGGAACCGGGCCACAGCGACGCGGTCGTGGGCTCGTTCCTGCGCAGCAGCCGCATGGTCTTCCTCGGCGAACCGGGCGCGGGCAAGAGCACGACGGTGATGCTGCTCACCCTCGGCATGCTCGACCGGCACGCCGACGGCTCCCCCGTGCCGTTCCTGCTGCCGCTGTCCACCTGGGACCCGGACGAGGAGGACGTGCGCACCTGGATGACCCGCCGCCTCTACGAGGACCACCCGGCGCTGCGCAACACCGAGCTGTACGGCAGCTACGCGGGCGACCTGCTGGTCGAGCAGCGGCGGGTGTTCCCGGTGCTGGACGGGCTCGACCAGATCCCGGCCGACCGCCGCGCGGACGCCGTCGACCGCATCAACCGGGCGTTCCCGCACACGGTGCCGCTGGTGCTGACCTGCCGCACGGACGAGTTCGCGGAGACCGACGCCCACGTCGTGGCCGCGAACGTCGTGCAGCTCCAGCCGCTGGACCACGAGGAGATCGCGGGCTACCTGCGGTCCACCTCGGACCCGGTGGCGGCGGCCCGCTGGGAGCCGATCTTCCTGCACCTGCGCGACGAGCCGGACGGGCGGCTCGCCGAGGCCCTGTCCACGCCGCTCGCGGTGTGGCTCGCGGGCGGCGTGTACGCCTACGGCGAGCCCAGCGAGCTGCTCGACCGCACCCGCTTCCCGGACCGACGCGCCATCGAGGACCACCTGGTGGACGCCCTGGTCGGGAGCGCGTTCGGCGACCGCGGCGCGGCGCACCAGGCGCGGGCCAGCCAGGTGTGGCCGCGGGACCGGGCCCAGCGCTGGCTCGCGTTCCTGGCCCGCGAGATGAACGCGCGCGGCGTGCGCGAACTGGGGTGGTGGGACCTGCGGCGCTCGGTGGGCCGCACCTGGCTGGCGTTCCTCGGCGCGCTGGTGCTCGGCCTGATCGGCGGGTTCGGCGTGATGTGGCTGATGGCGTACGCGAGCACGCCGGACCTCGCCCCGATCACCGGCCTGGGGGCGGGACTGGCCGTCGCGGTGGCCGCGCTGTACGCGTCCGGGCAGCGCTCGGTCAAGCCCCGGCTGGGCGTGTGGCGCAGCCTGCTCGTGGTCAGCGGCGTGCTCGGCGGCGCGGCCGGCCTGGTGTTCGGCGCGCTGTACGGGTTGTCCGCGGGCCTGGTCGTCGGCCTGGGCATCGCGGTGGCGGTGGCGCTGCGGTTCGCGCTGGGCACCACCGCCGAGCTGAGCCACCCGTCCAGTCCCCAGTGGACGATGTCGCGCGACCGGGTGGCGGTGTGGACCGGGTCGCTGGTGCTGGCCGTGGTGTTCGGCGCCGCCGCGGGCCTGGTGTTCGGGCCGCACCAGACCGGCATGGTGGGCCTGGGCCTGGCGTGCGGCCTGATGCTCGGCTTCACGCTGTCCGTGCTGCACCTGCGCTGGTGGTGGTACACGGTCGCGCGGATCTGGCTCGCGCTGCGCGGCAGGCTGCCGTGGGAGCTGACCGTGTTCCTGGACGACGCGCGCAAGCTCGGCGTGCTGCGGCAGGCGGGGGCGGCCTACCAGTTCCGGCACGCGCTGGTGCAGGACCGGTTGGCCTCCGGCACCCGCGAGCGGGTCAGGTCAAGCGCCTAGTCCGCGCAGCCTGCGCACCGCCTCGTCCAGCACCTCGTCGCGCTTGCAGAACGCGAAGCGCACGAGGTGCTGCCACGCTTCGGGGTGGTCGGTGAACACCTGCACCGGCACGCCCGCGACGCCGATCCGCCCCGGCAGCTCGCGGCACAGTTCGAGGCCGTCGGTGAAGCCGAGCGGGCGGACGTCCGCGGTGACGAAGTAGGTGCCCTCGCTGGGCCGCACCGCGAACCCGGCCTCGGCGAGCCCCGCCGAGAGGCGCGACCGCTTGTCCTCCAGCGACGCGCGCAGGTCGTCCACCCAGCCCAGCTCGTGGCGCAGCGCGTGCGCCACGGCGGGCTGGAACGGCGCGCCGCCCACGAACGTCAGGAACTGCTTCGCCGCCCGCACCGCGCCGACCAGCCCGGCGGGCGCGCACACCCAGCCGATCTTCCAGCCGGTGCAGTTGAACGACTTGCCCGCGCCCGAGATCGTCACGGTCCGCTCGCGCATCCCGGGGAACGCCGCCAGCGGCAGGTGCTCGCGGCCGTCGAACACCAGGTGCTCGTAGACCTCGTCCGTGATCGCGACGAGGTCGTGCTCGACGCACAGCCGCGCGACGGCGGCCAGCTCGTCCCGGGTGAACACGGTGCCGGTCGGGTTGTGCGGCGAGTTGACCAGGACCGCCCGGGTCTTCGGCGTCACGGCGGCGCGCAGCGCGTCGACGTCCAGCCCGAGGCGGCCGGTGCCGGGCTCCTCGACGAGCCCCACGGACCGCCGGGTCGCGCCGGCCAGCGCCACGGACGCCGCGTACGAGTCGTAGTAGGGCTCGACCAGCACGACCTCGTCACCGGGCTCGACCAGGCCGAGCAGCGCCGCCGCGACGGCCTCGGTGGCGCCGACCGTGACCAGCACCTCGGTGTCCGGGTCGTAGTGGGTGCCGTAGCGGGCGCGGTGCTCGGCGACGGCCTGCCGCAGCTCCGGCATCCCGGGACCGGGCGGGTACTGGTTGAGGCCCGCGTCGATCGACTCCTTGGCCACCCGCAGCATCGACGCGGGGCCGTCGGTGTCGGGAAATCCCTGGCCGAGGTTCACCGCGCCCGTCCGGGTCGCCAACGCGGTCATCTCCGCGAAGATCGTCGAGGTGAACGGCCTCATCCTGGTCACGAGCGCTGGTTCCCGCACGACTCCGAATCTTCACGGACAATGGCGGTGTGGAGCAACTGACCGCCGCTGACCAGCTCAAGCGCCAGGGCCTGCGCAGGATGAAGCTCGTGGCGACGGGCTTCTTCCTCGCGGCCACCGTGATCTTCGTCGTCGCGCTGCTGTTCGAGGAGGGTGGACCCGCCTGGGTCGGGTACGTCCGCGCCGCCGCCGAGGCGGGCATGGTCGGCGCGATCGCCGACTGGTTCGCCGTGACCGCCCTGTTCCGCAGGCCGCTGGGCCTGCCGATCCCGCACACCGCGATCATCCCGACCCGCAAGGACACCTTCGGCGACGCGCTGGGGTCGTTCGTCGG
This region of Saccharothrix longispora genomic DNA includes:
- a CDS encoding NACHT domain-containing protein, with product MSRFRQRAVLIGCVLAAALAVAGLFVTDYGIDPDLWLTGLALGFLALLAALDPWLHRKRAAGLATDANLDAAANDLVKALRGQWNEECRARDLSEHLLDLHWSAVEGEPGHSDAVVGSFLRSSRMVFLGEPGAGKSTTVMLLTLGMLDRHADGSPVPFLLPLSTWDPDEEDVRTWMTRRLYEDHPALRNTELYGSYAGDLLVEQRRVFPVLDGLDQIPADRRADAVDRINRAFPHTVPLVLTCRTDEFAETDAHVVAANVVQLQPLDHEEIAGYLRSTSDPVAAARWEPIFLHLRDEPDGRLAEALSTPLAVWLAGGVYAYGEPSELLDRTRFPDRRAIEDHLVDALVGSAFGDRGAAHQARASQVWPRDRAQRWLAFLAREMNARGVRELGWWDLRRSVGRTWLAFLGALVLGLIGGFGVMWLMAYASTPDLAPITGLGAGLAVAVAALYASGQRSVKPRLGVWRSLLVVSGVLGGAAGLVFGALYGLSAGLVVGLGIAVAVALRFALGTTAELSHPSSPQWTMSRDRVAVWTGSLVLAVVFGAAAGLVFGPHQTGMVGLGLACGLMLGFTLSVLHLRWWWYTVARIWLALRGRLPWELTVFLDDARKLGVLRQAGAAYQFRHALVQDRLASGTRERVRSSA
- a CDS encoding DUF2516 family protein encodes the protein MYLDYWVMFAAYYAALVMGVFAFAHALSQRADAYTAAERMTKPAWLGITGGGAFALLLFHPFSAGAMFWLAGLVAVTVYVVDVRPRLIEIQRGPRW
- a CDS encoding TFIIB-type zinc ribbon-containing protein, giving the protein MICPKCHDLMKTISRGSVHVEQCERCHGVFLDGGELEQIIAAERAHYALPHQPGGAPGSPPAYSPAPYSPAPMTPVPPAPVPLAPVQAEVERPPVEQGPVEQGPVEQPTQLAITAPSDETRVARVESGEQVAEREAAPVTEERPEGARSEGARSEGAQAPPPVEQQAPPVEQGPPPPYQPPPAYQPAPGPPAPGAVPAYQPPPGSAPPPPVHPGYYGQPGYPPPRRRSFLEELLD
- a CDS encoding pyridoxal phosphate-dependent aminotransferase, whose product is MREPALVTRMRPFTSTIFAEMTALATRTGAVNLGQGFPDTDGPASMLRVAKESIDAGLNQYPPGPGMPELRQAVAEHRARYGTHYDPDTEVLVTVGATEAVAAALLGLVEPGDEVVLVEPYYDSYAASVALAGATRRSVGLVEEPGTGRLGLDVDALRAAVTPKTRAVLVNSPHNPTGTVFTRDELAAVARLCVEHDLVAITDEVYEHLVFDGREHLPLAAFPGMRERTVTISGAGKSFNCTGWKIGWVCAPAGLVGAVRAAKQFLTFVGGAPFQPAVAHALRHELGWVDDLRASLEDKRSRLSAGLAEAGFAVRPSEGTYFVTADVRPLGFTDGLELCRELPGRIGVAGVPVQVFTDHPEAWQHLVRFAFCKRDEVLDEAVRRLRGLGA
- a CDS encoding helix-turn-helix domain-containing protein produces the protein MDKSIDEAVADLGRDIGEYIRQQRNTAKISLRQLAKLAGVSNPYLSQIERGLRKPSAEILQQIAKGLRISAEALYVEAGILEQREGGALADAIVTAPDLTERQKQVLLDVYESFRRENTAGQEE
- a CDS encoding methyltransferase domain-containing protein, with the protein product MDLAADLRDELVDSLVAVNVLRSPHWIAAFRQVPRHAFLPGFFTPRPDGTWGAITADHPDHLASVYRNQVCVTQLDGDDRAWQQALATGAVHGVPTSSSSMPTIMAIMLEALDASPGDTVLEIGTGTGYNAALLAHALGDEAVTSIDVDPGVLARATARLTAGGYHPTCVAGDGERGHAPRAPYDRVLGTCAVSRVPTAWLEQTAPGGVVVTTFNRAVGAGLVRLTVRDGVATGRVLPEDGRFMPLRAHDQAWAREPLVEAATAPAATSRTTLLPARAVVDPTSGFEFFAGLALSGVAVAGEPVRLVHPDGSWVRHRGAVVDQGGPRALWDLTEDAYRQWKELGKPRRQRFAFTADPTGQHFRLDGTDLTWPL
- a CDS encoding alpha/beta fold hydrolase; protein product: MVTHRGFGSGLPVTLVGHGLGATPGEARLPTSGLPGTKVVVTLPSHGDAPDAPDDYWDYRRIAADLGGVARETGATRAIGVSLTAGALLALLAGEPDAFERVVLLLPAVLDEPRPALSLDDAVRAGGGPPDHQVRRRAAFTRLHGALDRLPGRVAVPDRAVLARVTAPVLVIGATEDPLHPEDVAKQVAAAFPNGRLGLVPSWSTHRGDVRRWLADFLAG
- a CDS encoding type 1 glutamine amidotransferase domain-containing protein, which codes for MAEQKKIAFLVSSEGIEQAELTDPWQHVEKAGGVPRLLAPELGKVRAFNHLTPADEFTVDLELSQADPNDYDGVVIPGGVANSDFIRMDADAVAFVKRFVEAGKPVASICHGPWLLVEADVVRGKKLTSWPSLATDLRNAGGDWADQEVRVCGANGWTLVTSRNPDDLPAFNREALKAFGLQGL